The genomic interval CCTGATGGCGGCACCGGTTTGGCGCGCGTCCGCCGAAATCGATTTGGTCCATTTTGGACATGATTTGTTCTCATCGTCAACCACTCATTCACCCTTGCCAAACCGCCGGGCTCGCGCCAGTCGATCCGCACGATGCCCCGCCTCTCTTCAACCCGGCTGCGCTGGCGCCGACGCTTCCGGTCGCTGCTGGCGCTGATCCTGCTCGGCGGCCTGGCGTTTGCGGCGTGGGTATGGCTGCCTGCGCCGGTCGCGACCGTACCGCTCGTGCATGTGATCGACGGCGACAGCCTTGCGGTGCGAGGCGATGGGGCGGCGCTGGCGCTTCGCCTGACCGGCCTCGACGCGGTCGAATATCGGCAGGATTGCGAGCGCGCCGCGACGCGTTGGCCGTGCGGCCGCGAAGCGAGGGCGGCGCTCGAAAAACTCGCCGGCCCCGGGCCGCTTCATTGCGAACTGGCGGCAAAGGACCGTTATGGACGCACGCTCGCCGTCTGCCGCACCGCGCCCTTCCCCGATGGCATCGACCTCGGCGCCGAAATGGTGCGGGCGGGCTGGGCGATCGCAACAGGGGACAGCTATCTGCTCGAAGAAGGCGAAGCCCAGGCGAAGCGCCGCGGCATTTGGCAAGGCAGCTTCACCCGTCCGGCCGACTGGCGCGCGGCGCACGAGCGACCCGACGCATAGCAATGCCGCCTTTGCCTTGCTGCCGTTTCCGGCTAGGGCGAGCGCATGAACAGCCTGTTTCCCGTCATGATCGGCGGCGCGATCGGCGCCGGTGCGCGCCATCTCGCCGGCCAGGCGATGCTCGCGCGGCTCGGCCCC from uncultured Sphingopyxis sp. carries:
- a CDS encoding thermonuclease family protein, whose translation is MPRLSSTRLRWRRRFRSLLALILLGGLAFAAWVWLPAPVATVPLVHVIDGDSLAVRGDGAALALRLTGLDAVEYRQDCERAATRWPCGREARAALEKLAGPGPLHCELAAKDRYGRTLAVCRTAPFPDGIDLGAEMVRAGWAIATGDSYLLEEGEAQAKRRGIWQGSFTRPADWRAAHERPDA